In Betta splendens chromosome 22, fBetSpl5.4, whole genome shotgun sequence, the following proteins share a genomic window:
- the rsad2 gene encoding S-adenosylmethionine-dependent nucleotide dehydratase RSAD2, whose protein sequence is MFLPTVAASPKLLLRRCLGVLQRVLCLFLQVYRWTRGGSEARVEGSPEERLRQGATTPTSVNYHFTRKCNYKCGFCFHTAKTSFVLPLEEAKRGLKLLKDSGMEKINFSGGEPFLHEKGDFLGKMVQYCKRDLQLPSVSIVSNGSMIKESWFHKYGDYLDILAVSCDSFDEATNQLIGRAQGRKSHIENLYKIRGWCQQYKVAFKLNSVVNTFNVDEDMTAHVTELNPVRWKVFQCLLIDGENAGEAALREAERFVISEERFQGFLDRHRNVSCLVPESNEKMRNSYLILDEYMRFLDCRRGRKDPSKSILDVGVKQAICFSGFDEKMFLMRGGKYVWSKADMKLEW, encoded by the exons ATGTTTTTACCCACCGTCGCCGCGTCtcccaagctgctgctgcggcggtgCCTCGGCGTCCTGCAGCGCGTGCTCTGCCTTTTCCTCCAGGTTTACCGCTGGACCAGAGGCGGCAGCGAGGCGCGCGTGGAAGGAAGCCCTGAAGAACGGCTGCGTCAAGGCGCAACGACTCCAACCAGCGTCAACTACCATTTTACGCGAAAGTGTAATTATAAatgtgggttttgtttccaCACTGCGAAAACATCCTTCGTCCTGCCTCTGGAGGAGGCAAAGCGAGGGCTCAAACTTCTGAAGGACTCGG GCATGGAGAAGATCAACTTCTCCGGAGGGGAACCTTTCCTGCACGAAAAGGGCGACTTCCTGGGGAAAATGGTCCAGTACTGCAAACGggacctgcagctgcccagCGTCAGCATCGTGAGCAACGGGAGCATGATCAAGGAAAGCTGGTTCCACAAATACG GCGACTACCTGGACATCCTGGCCGTCTCCTGCGACAGCTTCGACGAGGCGACCAATCAGCTGATCGGCAGAGCTCAGGGCCGGAAGAGCCACATAGAAAACCTGTACAAGATCCGCGGCTGGTGCCAGCAGTATAAGGTGGCGTTCAAGCTCAACTCGGTCGTCAACACCTTCAACGTCGACGAGGACATGACGGCGCACGTCACCGAGCTGAACCCGGTGCGCTGGAAG GTGTTCCAGTGCCTGCTGATCGACGGGGAGAACGCGGGGGAGGCGGCGCTGCGGGAGGCCGAGAGGTTCGTCATCAGCGAGGAGCGCTTTCAGGGCTTTTTGGACCGACACAGGAACGTCTCCTGCCTCGTTCCCGAGTCCAATGAGAAGATGAGGAACTCCTATCTAATCCTGGATGAATAC ATGCGTTTCCTGGACTGTCGGCGTGGAAGGAAGGACCCGTCCAAGTCCATCCTTGATGTGGGTGTGAAGCAGGCGATTTGCTTCAGTGGCTTTGATGAGAAGATGTTCCTGATGAGAGGAGGGAAATACGTGTGGAGCAAAGCTGACATGAAGCTGGAGTGGTGA
- the cmpk2 gene encoding UMP-CMP kinase 2, mitochondrial: MARRAASLLSHWSSRVFSVELDGAPTYFAVREKRRGEDAPRVFDAVRRGDRCFSVLVWSSDRVRSARFHAQLKDRLLGRLPAGCRLSPMSSFLPNVRDSLIKGYFLKADSPSSSPTERLLRDFSQRDPLLVCSYLNPDNDQVWTQQLWPDADRDGTPRVLYVVPSEAPQEHPSTLNLINSDVFYSFEEAQAVLKQCGDIIPEAASVLELLPSRAEARSEPDFPVIVVEGLDATGKTTLTQALRDALGAALLPSPPRCLSPWRARFDQEPPLIRRAFYALGNYITAENMRQEATKAPVIVDRYWHSTAAYAIGTALSGPPSSLPAEGSEVYRWPGDLLQPSLVVVLTLDGEERKRRLRNRAQGETEEEQQLDHNHLFRLRVEEAYHRIRGPACVTVDAGPSADQVLQQVLLLIRDKCQL, from the exons ATGGCACGGCGCGCCGCGTCTCTGCTGTCCCACTGGTCCTCGCGTGTTTTTTCCGTGGAGCTCGACGGAGCGCCCACTTATTTCGCGGTGCGGGAGAAGCGGCGTGGGGAGGACGCGCCGCGCGTGTTCGACGCGGTCCGGAGAGGCGACAGGTGTTTCTCCGTGCTCGTGTGGAGCAGCGACCGGGTCAGAAGCGCCAGGTTTCACGCGCAGCTGAAGGACCGGCTGCTGGGACGCCTCCCCGCGGGGTGCCGCCTGTCTCCCATGTCGTCCTTCCTCCCGAACGTCAGGGACTCTCTCATCAAAGGCTACTTTTTAAAGGCCGATTCTCCCAGTTCATCGCCGACGGAGCGACTTCTGCGTGATTTTAGCCAGCGTGACCCGCTGCTCGTGTGCTCGTACCTGAACCCTGACAACGACCAGGTGTGGACTCAGCAGCTGTGGCCAGATGCGGACAGAGACGGGACGCCGCGGGTGCTCTACGTGGTGCCCTCAGAGGCGCCGCAGGAGCATCCATCCACGCTCAACCTCATCAACTCTGACGTTTTCTACAGTTTTGAAGAGGCCCAAGCGGTTCTTAAACAG TGCGGTGACATCATCCCAGAGGCGGCGtctgtgctggagctgctgcccagCAGAGCGGAGGCCAGGAGTGAGCCAGACTTCCCTGTTATTGTCGTAGAGGGCCTGGATGCCACAG GTAAGACCACGCTTACCCAGGCTCTCCGGGACGCCCTGGGAGCCGCTCTGCTGCCGTCCCCTCCCCGCTGCCTGTCCCCCTGGAGGGCGCGCTTTGATCAGGAGCCGCCCCTCATCCGCAGGGCCTTCTACGCTCTGGGGAACTACATCACGGCAGAGAACATGAGGCAGGAGGCCACGAAGGCACCCGTCATCGTTGACAG GTACTGGCACAGCACGGCCGCGTACGCCATCGGCACGGCGCTGAGCGGGCCGCCCAGCAGCCTTCCGGCCGAGGGCTCGGAGGTGTACCGCTGGCCCGGCGACCTGCTGCAGCCGAGCCTGGTGGTGGTACTCACGCTGGACggcgaggagaggaagaggaggctgcgGAACAGAGCTCAGGGAGAGAccgaagaggagcagcagctcgaCCACAACCACCTTTTTAGACTCAG ggttgAGGAGGCTTACCACCGGATCAGAGGTCCAGCTTGCGTCACAGTGGATGCCGGTCCTTCTGCCGACCAAGTGCTTCAACAAGTGCTGCTTTTAATTAGGGACAAATGCCAGCTGTAA